From Streptomyces fungicidicus, one genomic window encodes:
- a CDS encoding AI-2E family transporter, which yields MAPTDETGQAARHTTPPDAPPPAGPGVDPVPGSRPGARMPRWLPRAMVLALALYAVFQLGSWAFHQLIGLLINVLIAFFLALAVEPAVSWMAARGVRRGLGTFLVFLGVLIAAAGFVTLLGSMLAGQIIKIVEDFPDYLDSVINWINGHFHTELRRVDIQEGLLRSDWLRNYVQNSATGVLDVSTQVLGGLFQLLTIGLFSFYFAADGPRLRRTVCSLLPPARQAEVLRAWEIAVNKTGGYLYSRGLMALVSGLAHYVLLEFLEVPYAPVLAVWVGLVSQFIPTIGTYLAGALPMLIAFTVDPWYALWVLVFVVIYQQFENYVLQPKLTSRTVDIHPAVAFGSVVAGTALLGAVGALIAIPATATLQAFLGAYVRRYDVTDDPRVLGHRGPRPGGGAGALARVRGLWVRRPAAEGAPSADAEPS from the coding sequence GTGGCACCCACTGACGAGACCGGGCAGGCGGCCCGGCACACCACCCCGCCCGACGCGCCGCCGCCCGCCGGGCCCGGGGTGGACCCCGTACCCGGATCCCGGCCGGGCGCCCGCATGCCGCGCTGGCTGCCGCGCGCCATGGTGCTCGCGCTCGCGCTCTATGCCGTGTTCCAGCTGGGCAGCTGGGCCTTCCACCAGCTCATCGGCCTGCTGATCAACGTCCTCATCGCGTTCTTCCTGGCGCTCGCCGTCGAACCCGCGGTGAGCTGGATGGCCGCGCGCGGAGTCCGCCGTGGCCTCGGCACCTTCCTCGTCTTCCTGGGCGTCCTGATCGCGGCGGCGGGCTTCGTCACGCTGCTCGGGTCCATGCTGGCGGGGCAGATCATAAAGATCGTCGAGGACTTCCCCGACTACCTCGACTCCGTGATCAACTGGATCAACGGGCACTTCCACACCGAGCTGCGCCGGGTGGACATCCAGGAGGGGCTGCTGCGCTCCGACTGGCTGCGCAACTACGTGCAGAACAGCGCCACCGGCGTCCTGGACGTCTCCACGCAGGTCCTCGGCGGTCTCTTCCAGCTGCTGACCATCGGTCTGTTCTCGTTCTACTTCGCCGCCGACGGCCCGCGGCTGCGGCGCACCGTCTGCTCCCTGCTGCCGCCCGCCCGGCAGGCCGAGGTGCTGCGCGCGTGGGAGATCGCCGTGAACAAGACGGGCGGCTACCTGTACTCGCGCGGACTGATGGCCCTGGTCTCCGGGCTGGCGCACTACGTCCTGCTGGAGTTCCTCGAGGTGCCCTACGCGCCCGTGCTCGCCGTGTGGGTGGGTCTGGTGTCGCAGTTCATCCCGACCATCGGCACGTATCTCGCGGGCGCGCTGCCCATGTTGATCGCCTTCACCGTCGACCCCTGGTACGCCCTGTGGGTCCTGGTCTTCGTGGTGATCTACCAGCAGTTCGAGAACTACGTCCTGCAGCCCAAGCTGACCTCCAGGACCGTCGACATCCACCCGGCGGTCGCCTTCGGCTCGGTCGTCGCGGGCACCGCGCTGCTCGGCGCGGTCGGCGCGCTGATCGCCATCCCCGCCACCGCCACCCTCCAGGCGTTCCTCGGCGCGTACGTGCGGCGGTACGACGTCACGGACGACCCCCGGGTGCTCGGCCACCGGGGTCCCCGCCCCGGCGGCGGTGCGGGCGCCCTCGCCCGCGTGCGCGGCCTCTGGGTCCGCCGGCCGGCCGCGGAGGGCGCCCCGAGCGCAGACGCCGAGCCCTCCTGA
- the recA gene encoding recombinase RecA, protein MAGTDREKALDAALAQIERQFGKGAVMRMGERSMEPIEVIPTGSTALDVALGVGGLPRGRVVEIYGPESSGKTTLTLHAVANAQKAGGQVAFVDAEHALDPEYAKKLGVDIDNLILSQPDNGEQALEIVDMLVRSGALDLIVIDSVAALVPRAEIEGEMGDSHVGLQARLMSQALRKITSALNQSKTTAIFINQLREKIGVMFGSPETTTGGRALKFYASVRIDIRRIETLKDGTEAVGNRTRCKVVKNKVAPPFKQAEFDILYGQGISREGGLIDMGVENGFVRKAGAWYTYEGDQLGQGKENARNFLKDNPDLANEIEKKIKEKLGVGVRPEEPAAAPGADATSTAPAEPAAVPAPAAKASKSKAAAAKS, encoded by the coding sequence ATGGCAGGAACCGACCGCGAGAAGGCGCTCGACGCCGCGCTCGCACAGATTGAACGGCAATTCGGCAAGGGCGCGGTCATGCGCATGGGCGAGCGGTCGATGGAGCCCATCGAGGTCATCCCGACCGGGTCGACCGCGCTCGACGTGGCGCTCGGCGTCGGCGGCCTGCCGCGCGGCCGTGTGGTGGAGATTTACGGACCGGAGTCCTCCGGTAAGACGACCCTGACCCTGCACGCGGTGGCGAACGCGCAGAAGGCCGGCGGCCAGGTCGCGTTCGTGGACGCGGAGCACGCCCTCGACCCCGAGTACGCGAAGAAGCTCGGCGTCGACATCGACAACCTGATCCTGTCCCAGCCGGACAACGGCGAGCAGGCCCTGGAGATCGTGGACATGCTGGTCCGCTCCGGCGCCCTCGACCTCATCGTCATCGACTCCGTCGCGGCGCTCGTCCCGCGCGCGGAGATCGAGGGCGAGATGGGCGACAGCCACGTCGGTCTGCAGGCCCGGCTGATGAGCCAGGCGCTGCGGAAGATCACCAGCGCGCTCAACCAGTCCAAGACCACCGCCATCTTCATCAACCAGCTCCGCGAGAAGATCGGCGTGATGTTCGGTTCCCCGGAGACCACGACCGGTGGCCGCGCGCTGAAGTTCTACGCCTCGGTGCGTATCGACATCCGCCGCATCGAGACCCTCAAGGACGGCACCGAGGCGGTCGGCAACCGCACCCGCTGCAAGGTCGTCAAGAACAAGGTGGCCCCGCCCTTCAAGCAGGCCGAGTTCGACATCCTCTACGGCCAGGGCATCAGCCGCGAGGGCGGCCTGATCGACATGGGCGTGGAGAACGGCTTCGTCCGCAAGGCCGGCGCCTGGTACACGTACGAGGGCGACCAGCTCGGCCAGGGCAAGGAGAACGCCCGCAACTTCCTGAAGGACAACCCCGATCTCGCCAACGAGATCGAGAAGAAGATCAAGGAGAAGCTGGGCGTCGGCGTACGGCCCGAGGAGCCCGCCGCCGCGCCGGGCGCGGACGCCACGAGCACCGCTCCGGCCGAGCCGGCCGCCGTACCGGCCCCGGCGGCCAAGGCGTCCAAGTCCAAGGCCGCGGCGGCCAAGAGCTGA
- the recX gene encoding recombination regulator RecX, with protein sequence MTRRTDWAEYESAASGAPRGRGIAGGDGPAVGGDTEYDGITEGTGPEDGDGARAGGSRDGRPRGGRGRRRRTSGEAPAADGGASSSSRAEREEPPADPVERARAICLRLLTGTPRTRKQLADALRKREIPDEAAEEVLSRFEEVGLIDDGAFADAWVESRHHGRGLARRALARELRTKGVDPTLIDAAVSQLDSEQEEATARELIARKVRATRGLDRDKRLRRLAGMLARKGYPEGLALRVVRQALEEEGEDTHLLGDEPF encoded by the coding sequence GTGACCCGACGAACCGACTGGGCCGAGTACGAGTCCGCCGCCTCCGGTGCCCCACGGGGGAGGGGCATCGCGGGCGGCGACGGTCCAGCCGTGGGCGGTGACACAGAGTACGACGGCATCACCGAGGGGACCGGCCCCGAGGACGGGGACGGCGCACGGGCGGGCGGCTCGCGTGACGGCAGGCCGCGCGGTGGACGCGGACGCAGACGCCGGACCTCCGGCGAGGCGCCCGCGGCGGACGGAGGCGCCTCGTCCTCGTCGAGGGCCGAGCGGGAGGAACCTCCGGCGGACCCGGTGGAGCGGGCGAGGGCGATCTGCCTGCGCCTGCTCACCGGGACCCCGCGGACCCGGAAACAGCTGGCCGACGCCCTCCGCAAGCGGGAGATCCCGGACGAGGCCGCCGAGGAGGTGCTCTCCCGGTTCGAGGAGGTCGGCCTGATCGACGACGGCGCCTTCGCGGACGCCTGGGTGGAGTCCCGGCACCACGGCCGGGGACTCGCCCGGCGCGCACTCGCCCGGGAACTGCGCACCAAGGGGGTCGACCCCACGCTGATCGACGCGGCGGTCTCCCAGCTCGACTCCGAGCAGGAGGAGGCGACCGCCCGCGAGCTGATCGCACGCAAGGTGCGCGCCACCCGCGGACTCGACCGTGACAAGCGGCTCCGCCGCCTCGCCGGCATGCTCGCCCGCAAGGGCTATCCCGAGGGCCTCGCCCTGCGCGTGGTCCGACAGGCGCTCGAGGAGGAGGGCGAGGACACGCACCTCCTCGGCGACGAGCCGTTCTGA
- a CDS encoding class F sortase yields the protein MRSSTGAGRPPAAAVGAAAVVAVVLAALLVWSLRPSGTSVPSDFGTRPRAQEPVTGVSSGVLDDASGEGKTSGPASEPTALRVPRVSLEARVQDVGVRNDGTVAVPDDAEQAGWYRFGPAPGASAGSAVLIGHVDDRTGDLGAFAKLYGVRKGDAVTVARGDATPVRYEVTAREVVDKDRLPDDVFRRHGRPVLTLITCAPPYDREHGGYQRNLLVYAVPAS from the coding sequence GTGCGTTCCTCCACAGGGGCCGGAAGGCCCCCCGCGGCGGCCGTCGGGGCCGCCGCGGTCGTCGCCGTCGTCCTGGCAGCACTGCTGGTCTGGTCGCTGAGGCCGTCCGGGACCTCGGTGCCGTCGGACTTCGGCACCCGTCCGCGCGCCCAGGAGCCCGTGACCGGGGTGTCGTCCGGGGTTCTCGACGATGCGTCGGGCGAAGGGAAGACATCCGGCCCCGCGTCCGAACCGACGGCGTTGCGCGTCCCCCGGGTCTCCCTGGAAGCCCGGGTCCAGGACGTCGGCGTCCGGAACGACGGCACGGTGGCGGTCCCGGACGACGCGGAGCAGGCCGGCTGGTACCGGTTCGGCCCCGCACCGGGCGCCTCCGCGGGCTCCGCCGTCCTGATCGGCCACGTGGACGACCGCACCGGTGACCTGGGCGCCTTCGCCAAGTTGTACGGGGTCCGGAAGGGCGACGCCGTGACCGTCGCCCGCGGCGACGCGACTCCCGTCCGGTACGAGGTGACGGCCCGCGAGGTGGTCGACAAGGACAGGCTCCCCGACGATGTGTTCCGGCGCCATGGGCGGCCGGTCCTGACCCTGATCACCTGCGCGCCCCCGTACGACCGCGAACACGGCGGCTACCAGCGGAATCTGCTGGTGTACGCCGTCCCCGCCAGCTGA
- a CDS encoding DUF4397 domain-containing protein: MTNRIRKTAAATAGACALSLAVSVPASAESAAQEDGKASVSVFHGVPGLTVDVFANGNELLPDFKPGTLTEPQPLDPGTYDIKIFPDGEGPDGTPAIQKSVDVPAGANATLAAHLDAQGNPTLTAFVNDTSEVPAGQARLTVRHVAAAPAVDVRAGGKPIVRDLTNPHEKSLEVPAGTVNADVVLAGTDTVAIGPADLDLAEGTSTVVYAWGSAKDKNLALKTQTIGGMNSAPNGVDAGESGAMASDNESATAWLAWSAAGAVAVAGLLAARRMRARGD, encoded by the coding sequence ATGACGAACCGCATCAGGAAGACAGCCGCCGCCACCGCCGGAGCCTGTGCACTGTCCCTCGCCGTGTCGGTTCCCGCCTCCGCGGAGAGTGCGGCCCAGGAGGACGGCAAGGCGTCCGTGTCCGTGTTTCACGGCGTTCCCGGCCTCACCGTCGACGTGTTCGCCAACGGGAACGAACTGCTTCCCGACTTCAAGCCCGGCACCCTGACCGAGCCCCAGCCCCTGGACCCGGGCACCTACGACATCAAGATCTTCCCTGACGGCGAGGGCCCCGACGGCACGCCCGCCATCCAGAAGAGCGTCGATGTCCCGGCCGGGGCGAACGCGACGCTCGCGGCCCACCTCGACGCGCAGGGCAACCCCACGCTCACCGCGTTCGTCAACGACACCAGCGAGGTTCCGGCCGGTCAGGCACGGCTGACCGTCCGTCACGTGGCCGCGGCACCCGCCGTGGACGTCCGAGCGGGCGGCAAGCCGATCGTCCGGGACCTGACCAACCCGCACGAGAAGTCGCTCGAGGTGCCCGCAGGCACGGTGAACGCCGATGTCGTCCTGGCCGGGACCGACACCGTGGCCATCGGCCCCGCCGACCTCGACCTCGCCGAGGGCACCAGCACGGTCGTCTACGCCTGGGGCAGCGCCAAGGACAAGAACCTCGCGCTGAAGACCCAGACGATCGGCGGCATGAACTCCGCGCCGAACGGTGTGGACGCCGGCGAGAGCGGAGCCATGGCCTCCGACAACGAGTCCGCCACCGCGTGGCTGGCCTGGAGCGCCGCGGGTGCCGTCGCGGTCGCCGGCCTGTTGGCCGCCCGCCGAATGCGCGCCCGGGGCGACTGA
- a CDS encoding universal stress protein: protein MTSLFPPSPSAAKAVNAASTSGGSRPSRPVAAVLADRLDDVPVVDAAAGLAVVRGAPLLLIAVLPPLLPRAAAAAPDGATARAVLGRALPRLARAGVGFESAVCHRPAGRGGRLRAASGLLDVAIALGCSRLVVSRSGPEGLDADTVMEAAAIRGGPFVHAAPPLPWVPLAAPRPLV from the coding sequence ATGACCTCCCTGTTTCCGCCCTCCCCGTCCGCCGCGAAGGCCGTCAACGCCGCCTCGACTTCGGGTGGTTCACGTCCGTCGCGTCCGGTGGCGGCGGTACTGGCCGACCGTCTCGACGACGTCCCGGTGGTGGATGCGGCTGCCGGCCTCGCCGTCGTGCGCGGTGCTCCGCTTCTGCTGATCGCGGTGCTGCCGCCGCTGCTGCCGCGAGCCGCCGCGGCGGCGCCGGACGGTGCGACGGCCCGCGCGGTACTGGGGCGTGCTCTGCCGCGCCTGGCTCGGGCGGGCGTCGGTTTCGAGTCGGCCGTCTGTCACCGTCCCGCCGGACGGGGCGGCCGGCTGCGCGCGGCGAGCGGACTGCTGGACGTGGCGATCGCCCTTGGCTGCTCGCGGCTGGTGGTCTCCCGCAGTGGGCCGGAAGGGCTCGACGCGGACACGGTGATGGAGGCGGCCGCCATCAGGGGAGGCCCGTTCGTCCACGCGGCTCCGCCGCTGCCCTGGGTGCCGCTGGCCGCCCCGCGTCCCCTCGTCTGA
- a CDS encoding helix-turn-helix transcriptional regulator, producing MSRPSSARGDQWTFLTNHARVLIALAQDPDARLRDVAERIGITERAVQLIVADLETAGYLTRTRVGRRNRYTIDFTVALRHPTEADHPVGDLLTTFIHREDTPAAPSGHGAS from the coding sequence ATGAGCCGGCCTTCCTCCGCACGTGGCGACCAGTGGACGTTCCTGACCAATCACGCGCGCGTCCTGATCGCCCTCGCCCAGGACCCCGACGCCCGGCTCCGCGACGTCGCCGAGCGCATCGGCATCACCGAACGCGCCGTCCAGCTGATCGTCGCCGACCTCGAAACGGCCGGATACCTCACACGCACGCGCGTCGGCCGCCGCAACCGCTACACGATCGACTTCACCGTCGCCCTGCGCCACCCCACCGAGGCCGACCACCCCGTCGGCGACCTGCTGACGACCTTCATCCACCGCGAGGACACACCGGCAGCCCCGTCCGGGCACGGCGCCTCATAG
- a CDS encoding TerC family protein translates to MNDLSFTVPLWVWALVSLVIAVMLAVDLIAHRDNHVIGFREAAVWSGVWIAIGLAFGLVLFAWQGGEVSSTYYAGYLIEKALSIDNVFVFALVFSFFAVPDAYQHKVLFWGVIGALVFRLVFIFVGAELLQVFFWTAYLFGAFLIWTGYKMAVSKDEEVHPDRNIVVRLVKRMIPTDPTFHGGRFFTRIDGRRVATLLFVALVAIEAADLIFAVDSVAAVLAITTNTFLVWTANAFAVLGLRSLYFCLAGLLRRFAYLHYGLAVLLAFAGVKLILSETPVGKLPIPLTLGVIVVTITVSICWSLIATHGDRDDHGATPGTGTAHGADGGGVTGPGSAPSARSHGTEPPRP, encoded by the coding sequence ATGAATGACCTGTCGTTCACCGTCCCGCTGTGGGTGTGGGCCTTGGTCTCGCTCGTCATCGCCGTCATGCTCGCCGTCGATCTGATCGCGCACCGGGACAACCATGTCATCGGGTTCAGGGAGGCGGCCGTCTGGTCCGGGGTGTGGATCGCGATCGGCCTGGCCTTCGGGCTGGTCCTGTTCGCGTGGCAGGGCGGAGAGGTGTCCTCCACCTACTACGCCGGATACCTGATCGAGAAGGCACTGTCGATCGACAACGTCTTCGTCTTCGCCCTGGTCTTCTCGTTCTTCGCGGTGCCCGACGCATACCAGCACAAGGTCCTGTTCTGGGGTGTCATCGGCGCTCTGGTGTTCCGGCTGGTGTTCATCTTCGTCGGCGCCGAACTGCTGCAGGTCTTCTTCTGGACCGCCTACCTGTTCGGTGCGTTCCTCATCTGGACCGGCTACAAGATGGCCGTCTCCAAGGACGAGGAAGTCCATCCGGACCGCAACATCGTCGTCCGTCTGGTCAAGAGGATGATCCCCACGGACCCGACGTTCCACGGTGGCCGGTTCTTCACGAGGATCGACGGGCGGCGTGTGGCCACCCTGCTCTTCGTGGCCCTGGTCGCGATCGAGGCCGCCGACCTGATCTTCGCCGTGGACTCCGTCGCCGCGGTCCTCGCGATCACCACCAACACCTTCCTGGTGTGGACCGCCAACGCCTTCGCGGTGCTCGGCCTGCGCAGTCTGTACTTCTGCCTGGCAGGCCTGCTGCGCCGCTTCGCCTATCTCCACTACGGACTCGCGGTGCTGCTCGCCTTCGCGGGCGTCAAGCTGATCCTGTCCGAGACTCCCGTGGGCAAGCTGCCGATTCCTCTGACCCTCGGCGTCATCGTCGTCACCATCACGGTGTCCATCTGCTGGTCCCTGATCGCCACGCACGGCGACCGCGATGACCACGGCGCCACACCGGGTACGGGCACCGCCCACGGCGCTGACGGCGGTGGGGTGACCGGCCCGGGCTCTGCGCCTTCCGCCCGGTCGCACGGTACGGAGCCGCCCCGACCGTAG
- a CDS encoding rhodanese-like domain-containing protein, with protein sequence MSGADGQAGGAVGIDELLERVRAGYDRVEPGDAYEAARAGEALLVDIRYAALRERDGLIPGALVVERNELEWRLDPRGSHRLPEATGPNLRVVVVCNEGYASSLAAESLHRLGLHRATDLTGGFQAWRAAGLPVVPAPG encoded by the coding sequence GTGAGCGGGGCGGACGGACAGGCCGGCGGCGCCGTGGGCATCGACGAGCTGCTGGAGCGGGTACGCGCCGGTTACGACCGCGTCGAGCCCGGGGACGCGTACGAGGCCGCCCGCGCCGGCGAGGCGCTGCTGGTGGACATCCGCTACGCGGCCCTGCGGGAGCGGGACGGGCTCATTCCCGGCGCCCTCGTCGTCGAACGCAACGAACTGGAGTGGCGTCTGGATCCGCGGGGCAGCCACCGCCTCCCGGAGGCCACGGGCCCCAATCTGCGCGTCGTCGTGGTCTGCAACGAGGGCTACGCCTCCAGCCTGGCGGCGGAGTCCCTCCACCGTCTGGGCCTCCACCGGGCCACCGATCTGACCGGCGGCTTCCAGGCCTGGCGTGCGGCGGGACTGCCGGTGGTGCCCGCACCCGGGTAG
- a CDS encoding cupin domain-containing protein, which produces MSVSSPAPAPAPVSAPTQAELLDFVRRAVADTELIASLPLDPEGRTWVRLEGPGGSEAWLIGWPPGTGTGWHDHADSVGAFMTASGELKENSLAARLPTDGWKTLELTDGVDRERRLGAGQGRAFGRHHVHEVLNESADRHAVSVHAYYPPLPRIRRYSRSGRVLRLEQVERPEDWQ; this is translated from the coding sequence ATGTCTGTCTCCTCCCCTGCTCCGGCTCCGGCTCCGGTCTCCGCGCCCACGCAGGCCGAGCTCCTCGACTTCGTGCGGCGGGCCGTCGCCGACACGGAGCTGATCGCCTCCCTTCCGCTCGACCCCGAGGGACGCACCTGGGTGCGGCTCGAGGGGCCCGGAGGCAGCGAGGCGTGGCTGATCGGCTGGCCGCCCGGGACCGGTACCGGCTGGCACGACCACGCCGACTCCGTCGGGGCCTTCATGACCGCGTCGGGCGAGCTGAAGGAGAACTCCCTCGCCGCGCGGCTGCCGACCGACGGCTGGAAGACCCTGGAGCTCACGGACGGGGTGGACCGGGAACGCCGGCTGGGAGCGGGACAGGGGCGCGCCTTCGGGCGGCACCATGTGCACGAGGTACTCAACGAGTCCGCCGACCGGCACGCGGTCTCCGTGCACGCCTACTATCCGCCGCTGCCGCGGATCCGGCGCTACAGCCGCAGCGGCCGCGTCCTCCGTCTGGAGCAGGTCGAGCGCCCGGAGGACTGGCAGTGA
- a CDS encoding putative leader peptide: protein MTDTCVHLWRRVHMDLVRYAGCVCRPSC, encoded by the coding sequence GTGACCGACACCTGCGTGCACCTGTGGCGGAGGGTCCATATGGACCTCGTCCGCTATGCGGGCTGCGTGTGTCGTCCGTCCTGTTGA
- a CDS encoding FAD-dependent monooxygenase, with translation MDPVIIVGAGPVGLTLALALARQEVPCVVLDEGPGKDEPRPARTVVLREDTAALMERLTGAPLAYAGVHWAGWRSMRRKQVTSEVAFGDAEPAPLHIAQHVLTGALRTALAGERLVRIAVDSRLDTIEQETSGVTAHTRGSTGTWWRGSYLVGCDGPRSTVRKLQDIRFPGRTAVERHAVAALRTELPWRDEALLHRLPPWRTSGPSAGEVTARPLPDGVWRLDWLLPPGKDLVTPELLLGRVRETLAGWTGGRTPPYELLDTGVHTVHHRLARRWRSDRVFLAGDAAHLLGALGTHGLDEGLRDADNLAWKLALAWHHGPHEALLDSYQTERRAIVAARLRAADQALPLVRGGGGLRARVPGSARGHDALLMDGHLGRGALGSPGTYAGSPLAPGRLEGEAPTGTAPGSAVTDVRVTAEDGTFVRLRDRLGRGALLVVLIAPGTGVWERRHWVSAGIMPRLAAAVAALPHRAELLVAESYPGAAAHTVLLLRPDGHLVTALSGVRPADLYAAAETATGGPATAETSARADAGAAGSR, from the coding sequence GTGGACCCGGTGATCATCGTCGGAGCGGGGCCCGTCGGGCTCACGCTCGCGCTGGCGCTGGCACGTCAGGAAGTGCCCTGCGTGGTCCTCGACGAAGGGCCGGGCAAGGACGAGCCGCGCCCGGCGCGCACCGTCGTACTGCGCGAGGACACCGCCGCGCTCATGGAACGGCTGACCGGCGCACCGCTCGCGTACGCCGGTGTCCATTGGGCCGGATGGCGGTCGATGCGGCGCAAGCAGGTGACATCCGAGGTCGCCTTCGGCGACGCCGAGCCCGCTCCGCTGCACATCGCCCAGCACGTCCTGACCGGCGCCCTGCGCACGGCCCTCGCCGGGGAGCGGCTCGTCAGGATCGCCGTGGACAGCCGGCTGGACACCATAGAGCAGGAGACCTCGGGCGTCACCGCCCACACACGCGGCTCGACGGGCACCTGGTGGCGCGGCAGTTATTTGGTCGGCTGCGACGGCCCGCGCTCGACCGTGCGCAAGCTCCAGGACATCCGCTTCCCCGGCCGCACCGCGGTGGAACGTCACGCCGTGGCCGCGCTGCGCACGGAACTCCCCTGGCGGGACGAGGCGTTGCTGCACCGCCTGCCGCCGTGGCGCACCTCCGGGCCCTCGGCCGGGGAGGTCACCGCACGGCCGCTGCCGGACGGGGTGTGGCGCCTGGACTGGCTGCTGCCGCCGGGCAAGGACCTGGTGACACCCGAACTGCTGCTGGGCCGCGTCCGGGAGACGCTGGCCGGCTGGACGGGCGGTCGGACGCCTCCCTACGAACTGCTGGACACCGGCGTCCACACCGTCCACCACCGGCTGGCCCGGCGCTGGCGGTCCGACCGGGTGTTCCTCGCCGGGGACGCGGCCCATCTGCTCGGCGCGCTGGGCACGCACGGGCTGGACGAGGGGCTGCGCGACGCCGACAACCTGGCCTGGAAGCTGGCACTGGCCTGGCACCACGGTCCGCACGAGGCGCTGCTGGACAGCTACCAGACCGAGCGCCGCGCGATCGTCGCCGCCCGGCTGCGCGCGGCCGACCAGGCGCTGCCGCTGGTGCGGGGCGGCGGTGGGCTGCGTGCCCGCGTCCCGGGGTCCGCGCGGGGCCACGACGCCCTGCTGATGGACGGTCACCTGGGTCGGGGCGCGCTGGGGTCGCCGGGGACGTACGCCGGCTCGCCGCTCGCGCCGGGCCGGCTCGAGGGTGAGGCTCCCACCGGGACGGCTCCCGGCTCGGCGGTCACGGACGTGCGGGTCACGGCGGAGGACGGCACCTTCGTCCGGCTGCGGGACCGGCTCGGCCGGGGCGCGCTGCTGGTGGTGCTGATCGCGCCGGGTACGGGGGTGTGGGAGCGCCGCCACTGGGTGTCCGCCGGGATCATGCCGCGGCTGGCGGCGGCCGTCGCGGCACTGCCGCACCGGGCCGAACTCCTGGTCGCCGAGAGCTACCCGGGGGCGGCGGCCCACACGGTGCTGCTGCTCCGTCCCGACGGTCACCTGGTCACGGCGCTGAGCGGGGTCCGTCCGGCGGACCTGTACGCGGCGGCGGAGACGGCGACCGGCGGACCCGCCACGGCGGAGACCTCGGCCAGGGCCGACGCCGGGGCGGCCGGATCGCGCTGA
- a CDS encoding amino acid ABC transporter permease produces MTSVLYDAPGPRAKRRNVILSVVFIAALALVLWWVYRTMDDKGQLDWALWKPFTESEAWTTYLLPGLVDTLKAAALSMVIALPLGAILGIARMSDHKWVRVPASVVVEFFRAIPVLLLMLFANEFFARSTDVTSADRPLYAVVTGLVLYNASVLAEVVRAGILSLPKGQGEAAQAIGLRKSQIMSNILLPQAVTVMLPAIVSQLVVIVKDTALGGVMLGFTELLNSRGTLAANYANVVPSFIVVAVIFIVLNFLLTSFASWLEGRLRRSKRGTGAVLGAEDVDDLNAAEVGGTFGTGADK; encoded by the coding sequence GTGACCTCCGTTCTGTACGACGCCCCCGGCCCCCGGGCCAAGCGGCGCAACGTCATCCTGTCGGTCGTCTTCATCGCCGCCCTGGCCCTCGTCCTGTGGTGGGTCTACAGGACGATGGACGACAAGGGGCAGCTGGACTGGGCCCTGTGGAAGCCGTTCACCGAGTCCGAGGCCTGGACGACCTATCTGCTGCCGGGCCTCGTCGACACGCTCAAGGCCGCGGCGCTCTCCATGGTCATCGCCCTGCCGCTGGGCGCGATACTCGGCATCGCCCGGATGTCGGACCACAAGTGGGTGCGGGTGCCGGCCTCCGTCGTGGTGGAGTTCTTCCGGGCCATCCCGGTGCTGCTGCTGATGCTGTTCGCCAACGAGTTCTTCGCGCGCTCGACGGACGTCACCAGTGCGGACCGGCCCCTGTACGCGGTCGTCACCGGCCTGGTGCTCTACAACGCCTCGGTCCTCGCCGAGGTCGTCCGGGCCGGCATCCTCTCCCTCCCGAAGGGGCAGGGAGAGGCCGCACAGGCGATCGGCCTGCGCAAGAGCCAGATCATGAGCAACATCCTGCTGCCGCAGGCGGTCACGGTCATGCTCCCGGCGATCGTCAGTCAGCTCGTCGTCATCGTGAAGGACACCGCGCTGGGCGGCGTGATGCTCGGCTTCACCGAGCTGCTGAACTCCCGCGGCACGCTGGCGGCCAACTACGCCAACGTCGTCCCCAGCTTCATCGTGGTGGCGGTCATCTTCATCGTCCTCAACTTCCTCCTCACCTCGTTCGCCTCCTGGCTCGAGGGACGGCTGCGCCGCAGCAAGCGCGGCACCGGCGCGGTGCTCGGCGCGGAGGACGTCGACGACCTCAACGCGGCCGAGGTCGGAGGCACGTTCGGGACCGGCGCCGACAAGTGA